The window CGCCCCACCCTCGCGCCCCGCCGCTCCCGCAGCGGGCTCGCGTGCAGGGTCGGGCGCAGGGTCGCGCGCCGCCCAGCGCCGCAGCCACGGGTGGAGCCGACCGTCCCCGAGCGGCGCGTCGCCGTGCGGCGCGTCGAGCGCCCGCCGCACCCGCCGCCGCACCACCGGCCCGGCCGGCCCCGCCACGACCTCCCCGCCCAACGCCGCGGCGGCGACCTCGGCGGGGGGCGCGCCGGGCGCGGCGGGATCGGGGGCGTCCGCGGCGGGCGCACCCCCCTCCCGCAACGCCTTCAGGCGCTCCAGCAGGTCGCTCACCGCAGCGCCTCCGCGAGCGCGCGCGCTTCGGCCTTACCGGCGTGGCCCGCCTCGCCGGGCGGACCGACGCAGGACGGACACCCGTCGTCGCAGGGGCAGTCCCGGACCACCGCGTACGCCGCACCCATCAGGGCACGGTGGTCGTCGGCGAGGGCGTCGGCGAGCCCGACGCCACCCGGGACCGTCTCGTACGCCACGACCGCCGGCAGACCGTCCAGCAGAGCGCTCGCGCCCTCCGCGATCACCCCGAGGTCGCGCGCGTCGCTCAGGATGCGCAGCGGCGCCAGCGACCGTAGGACGTAGGCGAGTCCCGCCAGCCCGCTGCGCACCCGCACCGACCGCTCCGCGCGGGCGTGACAGGCGGGACAGAGCGTCACCAGGTTCTCGGGGCGGTTCGCCTCCCGCGCCGACGCGAACGCCCGGAACGGCGTGACGTGGTGGACGTGCAGCGCCGCGCCCGCCCCGTCGCCCCCGCAGGCCGTGCAGCGGTGCGCGTCCCGCGCCAGAACCGCGCGCCGCACCGCCGGCCAGCCGGACCCGTACGCGTTCGGGTCGGCCGACCACGCCCCCTCCGCCCGGAGGCGGTCGAGGGTCGCGGCGTCCGGCCCGAAGGCGTACGCCCGCGTCCGCAGGACGTACGGCGGGAGGTCGAGCGCGTGGCGCGACAGCGTCTCGAACGTCGTCCTCCGGACCCGCCGGTAGCCGGTGACGGTCTCGCGCACGTCGACCTCCCCCGTCACGACGTGGGCCGCGCCGACCGTCCGCACCGCGAGCGGACCGGCGGGCGTCACCTCCCGCTCCCGACGGGCGCGGGTGACGACCTCGTCCCCCGTCGGGCGCAGCACCGCGCGCCCCGCCTCGAGATCGAGCGTCACGACCTCGTGCGGCGCGCCGTCGTGCAGGTACGTCGCGCCGGGGTGCACCATCCAGCGGGCGCTGGGGCCGTCCACGATCCCCACCGGGCGGCCCTCGACGTCCTCGAGGTGGACGTCCGCCCGGCCCGCCGACCGCAACGACACCGTCGCGGCGGGGTAGGCGGACCCGATCCAGTAGGTGCGGCCCTCGGCGCGGTGCGCCTCGCCGTCCGCCTCCATCTGCCGCGCCAACAGAGCGACGTCGTCGGGGCCGTACCGGCCGTACCCCTCGTCCCCCTCGAGCGGCCGTTCGAACGTCGCGCAGCGCAGGTGGTCCAACGCCAACAACGGGTGGTCGGGATCGGTGAGCGCCCGCTCCGGCGCGTCGGCGAACAACCGGTCGGGATCGCGCGCCAGGTAGGCGTCCAGCGGCGAGCTGCCCAACAGCACCACCCCGACCCCCGGTCGGTCGCGACGGCCCGCCCGCCCCAAGCGCTGCCACAACGCCGACGTCGCCCCCGGGTAGCCGGCGACCACCACCGCGTCGATCCCGCCGACGTCGATGCCCACCTCCAGCGCGTTCGTCGCGACGACGACGCGGGCGACGCCGTCGCGCAACGCCCCCTCGATCGCGCGGCGCTCCCCCGACAGCAGGCCGCTGCGGTACGCCCGCACGTCGAGGCCGCGCGCGCGGAGCGGTACGACCATCTCCTCGACCCCCTGCCGCGACCCGGCGAACACCAGCGTCTGGCGGCCCCCCTCCGCCAACGCCCCCGCGACGCGGGCGGCGTCGGCCAGCAGCGGCCTGCGGAGGCCGAGCGCTTCGTCGACGAGCGGGGGGCGGGCGACCCACACGTCGCGCGCCGCCTTCGGGGCGGCGTCCTCCGCGACGTGCACGACGTCGCGCCCCAGGACTCGGGCGGCGTGCTCGGTCGGGTTCCCCAGCGTCGCGCTGGTCGCGACGACCTGGGGGTGCGCCCCGTAGGCGCGCGCGAGGCGCACCAGGCGCCGCAGGACCCCGGCGAGGTGGCCTCCGAACACCCCGCGGTAGACGTGCACCTCGTCGACGACGATCCACGCCAAGTGCGTCAGGAACGCCCGCCAGAGGGTGTGGTGCGGCAGGACGCCGGCGTGCAGCATGTCGGGGTTCGTGATCAACGTGCGGGCCGCGGCGCGGGCCGCGGCGCGCCGGTGCGGGGGGGTGTCGCCGTCGTAGCGCACGACCGTCGACCCGCCGACCCCCGCCGCCTCCGCGAGCGCCGCGAACGCGTCGGCCTGCGACGCCGCCAACGCCTTGGTCGGGAACAACGCCAACGCCGTCGTCGCGGGGTCGCGCCGTTGTGCAGCGAGGATCGGCCCCTGGTACGCCAAGCTCTTCCCGCTCGCGGTTCCCGTCGTCAGCAGCACGTCGCGGCCCGCGTCGAGCGCCGCCCACGTCCGCGCCTGGTGGGCGTACGGGCGGCCCCGGCCGCTGGCCTCCAGCGCTGCGCGCAGCGACGCGGGGACGTCGGCCGGGTAGCTCCCGAACGTCGCGTCGCGCCCCGGCACCTCGCGCCGGGCGACCACCTCCACGCCGGTCGCCGCGAGGGCGTCCCCGACCCCGGCGGGGGCCGCGCTCAGCGGCCGACCTCCGGCGCGGCGTCCGCCCCCTCCGGCGGCGCCTCGGACGCGGAGGCGGGCGCCGCCTCCCCCTCGGGGTCGTGGAAGAACGCGTGCAGGGCGTCCGCGGCGGCCGCACCGACCCCCGGCACGGCGCGCAACGTCGCGCGGTCGGCGGCGCGCATCTCGTCGACGCTGGCGAAGTGCGCGAGCAGCGCATCGCGTCGCTTCGGTCCGATCCCGGGCACGTCGTCCAGCAGGCTTCGGGTCGCGGCGCGGCCGCGGCCCTTGCGGTTGCTACCGACCGCGACGCGGTGCGCCTCGTCGCGGACGTGGACCAACAGCCGCAGGGCGGGGTGCGTGAGCGGCAGGTGGATGGCGCGGCCCTCCTGCGTGATCAGCGTCTCCTCGCGCTTGGCGAGCCCCACGATCGGCACCTCGACGCCCGCCTCCGCCAGCGCGGCGCGCGCCGAGGAGACCTGGCCCTTGCCCCCGTCGATCAACAGCAGGTCCGGCTCGGGGAGCGACTCCGCCAGCCGGCCGGTGAAGCGCCGGACCAGCACCTGATGCATCGACGCGAAGTCGTCCGGCTTGTCCAGCCCCCGGATCTTCATCGTGCGGTAGTCCGCCTTGACCGGGCGTCCCCCCTCGAACGCCACGATCGACGCGACGGTGTGCCGCCCCATGAGGTTCGAGACGTCGTACCCCTCGATCCGCGCGGGCGGCTCGTCGAGCGCCAACTGGGCCTGGAGTTCCTTCGCGCCGGGCGCGTCGCCGCGCCGCTCGAGGCGGGCGAGCTCCGCATCGATCGCGGTGCGGGCGTTGCGGTTGGCCATCCCGACCAACTCGAGCTTCTCGCCGCGCTTCGGGACGCGCACCTCGACGCCCCGCCCGGCCCGGTCGCGCAGGAAGCGCGCCCACGTGTCCAGGTCCACCGCGTCGCTGGGCACCAACACCAGCGGTGGGATGCGCGCCACCTGGCCGTAGTGATCGGCCAGCACCCGCTCGAGGATCTCGGCGTCGTCGGCCGCTTCGGCGTTGACGAGGAACCGCGCTTCGCGCCCGACGACCCGCCCGCCGCGCATCTGGAAGATCTGCACGGCGGCGTACTTCCCGGCGGTGGCGAAGCCGAGGAAATCCAGGTCGACGCCGGGCGCCCGCGCGACGGAGGCGTCGTAGCCGGTGACCCGGCGGATCGCCTCCGCCCGGTCGCGGACCTTCGCGGCGCGCTCGAAATCGAGGCGGGCGGCGGCGTCCTTCATCTCGACGTCCAAGCGCTCCAGCACCTCGTCGACGCGCCCGTCGAGGAAGGCGCGGGCCTGGCGGACGCGTTCGGCGTACTCGTCGGGGTCGGCCTCGCCGACGCACGGCGCCAGGCACTGACCCATGTGGTGACGGAGGCACGGTTTTCGGCGCGGCTTGAGCGGCGTGCCGCTGTGCACCCGCAACCCGAACGTCTTGTTGACGACGTCCTGCACCTTCTTCACCGCCCCCGCGCCGGGGTACGGCCCGAAGTACTCGCCGCCGTCGTCGGTGCGCGAGCGGGTGAACACCAGCCGCGGGAACGGCTCGCGCGTCAACTTGAGGAACGGGTAGGCCTTGTCGTCCTTGAGCAGCACGTTGAAGCGCGGCTTGTGGCGCTTGATGAGGCTCGCCTCGAGGACGAGCGCCTCCTCCTCGCTCTGCGTGACGATGAAGTCGAGGTGCTGCGCGGTGGCGGTGATCCAGCGGGCCTTGCCGGTCCCGGTCTCGCCGAAGTAACTCGCGACGCGCGACCGGAGGTTCTTGGCCTTGCCGACGTACACCGGCCCCTCGCTCCCCTGGAACAGGTAGCAACCGGGCCCGGTCGGGAGGACCGGAAGGTCGTCGCGCGTCATCGCCACGCCCGCATTGTCGCCCGCGGGGGCGGGGCCGGCCGTAACGTCGGGCCCCGACCGGCGGCGCCGGTCACGTCCGCAGGGCGTCCCCCTCGGGCGTCAGCAGGTCGGGCGCGTCGTTCGTGGGTCGGTTCACCGCCCGGGAGACGGGGATCGCCTCGAGCGCGTCGTTCGCGGCGGGCGCCAGGAACGCCGCGACGTCCTCGGCGCGGCGCCGACCGGGCTCCATCCACGCCGCCGCCCAGGGCGGGGGCAGGACGACCGGTTGGCGGTCGTGCAGCTGCACCATCAACGGGCCCGGGCGGGTCGTGAGGATCGTGAAGCTGTCCGGCGGCGTGGCGCCCTCGTGGACGGCGTGGAGGCCGGCGAGCAGCAGCGGCGTGCGGTCGCGCCGGCGGATCCAGTACGGCCGTTTGCCCCCCTCCGCCTCGCGCCACTCGTAGAAGCCGTCCACCGGCACGAGGCACCGGTCGTGGCGCAACGCGTCGCGGAACGACGGCTTCGCGTGCGCGGTTTCCGCGCGGGCGTTGACCAGCGTCGCGCGGAACGTCGCGGGGTCGTCCACCCAGTGCGGGATCAGGCCCCAGCGGGCCCAGCGGACGACGAGGGGGGTCGCGGTGGACGCGGCGGTGGACGCGGCGGTGGACCCGGCGGTGGACGCCGCGTCGGCGTCCCGCGCCCGCACGACGACCGGGGCGCGCTGGGTGGGGGCCAGGTTGTAGCGCGGCGCGAGGGGCGGATCGAGTGCCTCGAAGGCGGTGCGCAGCGACGCGGCGGCGTCCGCTCCGAACGCCGGTTCGAACGCCGCGGCGAGCGCCGCGGGGCCGCCAAACAGGCCGTAGCGTCCGCACACGGCGCTCAGCCCTTCGCGTCCGCCCACGTCGCGCCCGACGCGACGTCGACGACGAGGGGGACGTCGAGGTCCATCGCGCCGGTCATCACCTCGCGCGCGAGGGCCTCGGTGGCGGCGAGGTCGCTGCGCGCGACGTCGAAGACGAGTTCGTCGTGGACCTGAACGATCATCGCCGCGTCGGGCGCGTCGGGCGCGGCGAGGCGGGCGTCGAGGGTACGCATCGCGAGCTTGATGAGGTCGGCGGCGCTGCCCTGGACGACGGTGTTGATCGCCAACCGCTCGCCGAGCGCCCGCTGGTTGCGGTTGCGGCTCGCGATCTCCGGGACGGGCCGCCGGCGCCCCAGGATCGTCTCGACGTACCCGTCCGCCTCCGCCCGCTCGACGCAGGCGGCGAGGAAGGCGTCGATGCCGGGGTAGCGCGCCTTGTACGCCTCGATGAACGCCGCCGCGTCGCCCTGGGGGATGCGGAGGGTGCGGGCGAGACCGAAGGCGGTCTGGCCGTAGACGATGCCGAAGTTCACGGTCTTCGCCACCTGCCGACGTTCGTCGTCGACCTCCTCGAGGGGGACGCCGTACACCTGCCCGGCGACGAAGGCATGGACGTCGAGGCCGGCGTCGAACGCCTCGCGCATGGCGGCGTCGCCCGACAGGTGCGCCAGCATGCGCAGTTCGACCTGGGAGTAGTCGGCGCTCAGGAGCACCCGGTCGTCGGCGGTCGGCACGAAGGCGCGGCGGATCATCCGGCCGGCGTCGCTACGCACGGGGATGTTCTGGATGTTCGGGTCGCTGCTCGAGAGCCGGCCGGTGGCGGCGCCCACCTGATGGAAGCTGGCGTGCAGGCGCCCGTCGCGGGGGCTGACGAAGCCCGGCAACGGCGCGACGTACGTCCCGAGCAGTTTCGTGAGCTCCCGGTAGCGCAGCACGAGGGGGGGCAGCGGGTGGTCGCTCTCCGCGGCGAGGGTCTCGAGGACCGACGCGTCGGTGCTGCGCCCGGTCTTGGTGCGCTTCACGACCCGCAAGGCGAGCCGGTCGAACAGCACCTCGCCCAACTGCGCGGGGCTGTCGGGGTTGAAGGTCGCGCCGGCCGCCTCCTGGATCTCGCCGCGGAGCGCCGCGACCCGCCCCTCGAGGGTCTCGCGGGTCTCCTCGAGCAGGTCGAGGTCGAGGCCGACGCCGTGGCGTTCCATGCGCGCGAGGACCTCGACGAGGGGGAACTCGAGGTCGGTGATCAACGTCCGCACCCGCTCGGGGGCGGCGTCGAGCTCCGCGGCGAGGCGTTCGTAGAGACGCCAGGTCGCGTCGGCGTCCTCCGCGGCGTACGTCGCGAGGTCGTCGAGGGGTACCTCCAGCATGGAGATCTGCCGTTTGCCCTTGCCGATCAAGGCTTCGGTCGGCACCAGCGTCACGCCGAGCAGGTCGGCGGCGAGCGCGTCGAGGCCGTTCCCGCGGCGTGCGGGGTGCAGCAGCGCCGCCGCGATCATCGTGTCGAAGATCGGCCCTCGGACGCGCGCCCCGGCGTTCCAGA of the Trueperaceae bacterium genome contains:
- a CDS encoding DEAD/DEAH box helicase, producing MEVVARREVPGRDATFGSYPADVPASLRAALEASGRGRPYAHQARTWAALDAGRDVLLTTGTASGKSLAYQGPILAAQRRDPATTALALFPTKALAASQADAFAALAEAAGVGGSTVVRYDGDTPPHRRAAARAAARTLITNPDMLHAGVLPHHTLWRAFLTHLAWIVVDEVHVYRGVFGGHLAGVLRRLVRLARAYGAHPQVVATSATLGNPTEHAARVLGRDVVHVAEDAAPKAARDVWVARPPLVDEALGLRRPLLADAARVAGALAEGGRQTLVFAGSRQGVEEMVVPLRARGLDVRAYRSGLLSGERRAIEGALRDGVARVVVATNALEVGIDVGGIDAVVVAGYPGATSALWQRLGRAGRRDRPGVGVVLLGSSPLDAYLARDPDRLFADAPERALTDPDHPLLALDHLRCATFERPLEGDEGYGRYGPDDVALLARQMEADGEAHRAEGRTYWIGSAYPAATVSLRSAGRADVHLEDVEGRPVGIVDGPSARWMVHPGATYLHDGAPHEVVTLDLEAGRAVLRPTGDEVVTRARREREVTPAGPLAVRTVGAAHVVTGEVDVRETVTGYRRVRRTTFETLSRHALDLPPYVLRTRAYAFGPDAATLDRLRAEGAWSADPNAYGSGWPAVRRAVLARDAHRCTACGGDGAGAALHVHHVTPFRAFASAREANRPENLVTLCPACHARAERSVRVRSGLAGLAYVLRSLAPLRILSDARDLGVIAEGASALLDGLPAVVAYETVPGGVGLADALADDHRALMGAAYAVVRDCPCDDGCPSCVGPPGEAGHAGKAEARALAEALR
- the polA gene encoding DNA polymerase I, whose protein sequence is MKTFYLLDGHAQIFRAYYAPFRELTTPDGRNVKAAYVFTQLLLNLLGQDPTYFAVAFDVSDETTFRKDAYAAYKENRDATPEDLGDQIGLVRAILDDLHVPILERQGFEADDVIATIADRLPADVELRIVSKDKDLHQILNAHVGLYDPKDGTLLFGPDLLEAKGYTPEQAVEVQTLVGDATDNIPGVPGIGTKTAAKLVAQYGSADAVLAHAEEQTPKRRENLLASAELLPVTRDLVTLRRDVPMDVDLDAWRTPHPTRDDARATFEALGFQKFLDALPGGEGDAPLFAGNGGGPAASPAGPAVAAPEPARLPRDGYVTVRDAAGLEDVRAALAEASAVAIDTETTSLRAHDAEPIGVSLAVAPGRAWYLPIRGEGVDHLPVDAVLEALAPTLEAPDVRIVGQNLKYDLQVLWNAGARVRGPIFDTMIAAALLHPARRGNGLDALAADLLGVTLVPTEALIGKGKRQISMLEVPLDDLATYAAEDADATWRLYERLAAELDAAPERVRTLITDLEFPLVEVLARMERHGVGLDLDLLEETRETLEGRVAALRGEIQEAAGATFNPDSPAQLGEVLFDRLALRVVKRTKTGRSTDASVLETLAAESDHPLPPLVLRYRELTKLLGTYVAPLPGFVSPRDGRLHASFHQVGAATGRLSSSDPNIQNIPVRSDAGRMIRRAFVPTADDRVLLSADYSQVELRMLAHLSGDAAMREAFDAGLDVHAFVAGQVYGVPLEEVDDERRQVAKTVNFGIVYGQTAFGLARTLRIPQGDAAAFIEAYKARYPGIDAFLAACVERAEADGYVETILGRRRPVPEIASRNRNQRALGERLAINTVVQGSAADLIKLAMRTLDARLAAPDAPDAAMIVQVHDELVFDVARSDLAATEALAREVMTGAMDLDVPLVVDVASGATWADAKG
- a CDS encoding SOS response-associated peptidase — translated: MCGRYGLFGGPAALAAAFEPAFGADAAASLRTAFEALDPPLAPRYNLAPTQRAPVVVRARDADAASTAGSTAASTAASTATPLVVRWARWGLIPHWVDDPATFRATLVNARAETAHAKPSFRDALRHDRCLVPVDGFYEWREAEGGKRPYWIRRRDRTPLLLAGLHAVHEGATPPDSFTILTTRPGPLMVQLHDRQPVVLPPPWAAAWMEPGRRRAEDVAAFLAPAANDALEAIPVSRAVNRPTNDAPDLLTPEGDALRT
- the uvrC gene encoding excinuclease ABC subunit UvrC — encoded protein: MTRDDLPVLPTGPGCYLFQGSEGPVYVGKAKNLRSRVASYFGETGTGKARWITATAQHLDFIVTQSEEEALVLEASLIKRHKPRFNVLLKDDKAYPFLKLTREPFPRLVFTRSRTDDGGEYFGPYPGAGAVKKVQDVVNKTFGLRVHSGTPLKPRRKPCLRHHMGQCLAPCVGEADPDEYAERVRQARAFLDGRVDEVLERLDVEMKDAAARLDFERAAKVRDRAEAIRRVTGYDASVARAPGVDLDFLGFATAGKYAAVQIFQMRGGRVVGREARFLVNAEAADDAEILERVLADHYGQVARIPPLVLVPSDAVDLDTWARFLRDRAGRGVEVRVPKRGEKLELVGMANRNARTAIDAELARLERRGDAPGAKELQAQLALDEPPARIEGYDVSNLMGRHTVASIVAFEGGRPVKADYRTMKIRGLDKPDDFASMHQVLVRRFTGRLAESLPEPDLLLIDGGKGQVSSARAALAEAGVEVPIVGLAKREETLITQEGRAIHLPLTHPALRLLVHVRDEAHRVAVGSNRKGRGRAATRSLLDDVPGIGPKRRDALLAHFASVDEMRAADRATLRAVPGVGAAAADALHAFFHDPEGEAAPASASEAPPEGADAAPEVGR